The Paenibacillus sophorae genome has a segment encoding these proteins:
- a CDS encoding cytochrome (ubi)quinol oxidase subunit III, with protein sequence MTTTHAEPVHGGLAHEPEKATAEGRNKVLAFWLFLGGEAVLFGTLFATFLALRNQTNEGPAANDLFHLPLVAAATFLLLVSSLTSVFAIQAMHRNRPKLLRNWLLVTVMLGLGFLGLEIYEFSQYVRHEEFGMTTSAFSSAFYTLVGFHGAHVAFGILWISLLIGQLGYKGLTVVTAPKLYISAMYWHFIDVVWVFIFTVVYLLGKVG encoded by the coding sequence ATGACAACGACGCATGCAGAACCCGTTCACGGTGGCCTGGCCCATGAACCGGAAAAAGCAACCGCCGAAGGCCGCAACAAAGTGCTGGCCTTCTGGCTGTTTCTCGGCGGCGAGGCCGTGCTGTTCGGCACCTTGTTCGCGACCTTCCTGGCGCTGCGGAATCAGACGAATGAAGGTCCGGCAGCTAATGATCTGTTTCATCTGCCGCTTGTTGCGGCGGCGACCTTCCTTCTGCTCGTCAGCAGCCTGACCAGCGTCTTTGCCATTCAGGCGATGCACCGGAACCGTCCAAAGCTGCTCCGGAATTGGCTGCTTGTTACCGTGATGCTGGGACTTGGCTTTCTGGGACTGGAAATTTATGAATTCAGCCAGTATGTAAGGCATGAAGAGTTCGGTATGACGACAAGCGCGTTCAGTTCGGCGTTCTATACACTGGTCGGATTCCACGGCGCCCACGTCGCCTTCGGCATTTTGTGGATCTCATTGCTGATCGGACAGCTGGGCTATAAGGGACTGACCGTAGTGACCGCGCCGAAGCTCTATATCTCCGCCATGTACTGGCATTTTATCGACGTGGTATGGGTCTTTATCTTTACGGTTGTCTATCTGCTTGGAAAGGTGGGCTAG
- a CDS encoding diacylglycerol/lipid kinase family protein has translation MYLFVINPRSGGGAGRRAWLRAEKRLKDLAVKYEALHTESASGAGRDVMQALARREKWSACVVVGGDGTIHSVLSALLASGAPLGILPAGSGNDTARSFGIPLELEAALDAVLDGASVPADLLLAGDSYTLTAVASGFDAQVAENVNGGRYKRVCNALHAGRLAYLIGILQTLITFKPCRASVVLDRQEQRFEDVWLAAVCNLPSYGGGLLIAPQARPDDGLLDVCVVHGCSRMQLLRLFPTVLKGSHVSLPFVTMLRGTSAAIRFERDRPAIGDGESLGRGPLAVRCEPGALRVLVPRAAGPGPA, from the coding sequence ATGTACCTGTTTGTGATCAATCCGCGCTCCGGCGGCGGGGCCGGGCGGCGCGCCTGGCTGCGGGCCGAGAAGCGGCTGAAGGATCTGGCGGTGAAGTACGAGGCGCTGCACACAGAGAGCGCGTCCGGCGCCGGGCGCGATGTGATGCAGGCGCTGGCGCGCCGGGAGAAATGGAGCGCCTGCGTGGTGGTCGGCGGCGACGGAACGATACACAGCGTTCTCTCGGCGCTGCTGGCAAGCGGCGCCCCGCTTGGCATCCTGCCCGCCGGCTCCGGCAATGACACCGCGCGCAGCTTCGGCATTCCGCTGGAGCTGGAGGCCGCGCTTGACGCCGTGCTTGACGGCGCCAGCGTCCCGGCCGATCTGCTGCTGGCCGGGGACAGTTATACGCTGACCGCCGTCGCCAGCGGATTCGATGCCCAGGTTGCGGAGAATGTCAACGGGGGCCGGTACAAACGGGTATGCAATGCCCTGCACGCGGGCCGCCTGGCCTATCTGATCGGCATTCTCCAGACGCTGATCACCTTTAAGCCGTGCAGGGCCAGCGTTGTCCTAGACCGACAGGAGCAGCGCTTCGAGGACGTCTGGCTGGCGGCGGTCTGCAACCTGCCGAGCTACGGCGGCGGGCTGCTCATCGCGCCGCAGGCGAGACCGGACGACGGCCTACTCGACGTCTGCGTCGTACACGGGTGCAGCCGCATGCAACTGCTGCGGCTGTTCCCGACGGTGCTGAAGGGCAGCCATGTCTCGCTGCCCTTCGTAACGATGCTGCGCGGGACAAGCGCAGCGATACGCTTCGAGCGCGATCGGCCCGCGATCGGCGACGGCGAGAGCCTCGGCCGCGGCCCACTGGCCGTGCGCTGCGAGCCGGGGGCGCTGCGCGTGCTTGTGCCGCGGGCCGCAGGCCCCGGGCCGGCTTGA
- the ctaG gene encoding cytochrome c oxidase assembly factor CtaG has product MLGLNVFSFADLWSPLFLAAVLVAVSGYFVLIGPLSGRFGMVPAAPLRQRIFFVTGMAALYLAQGGPVSLLGHLMFSFHMLSMALSYYVAVPLIMLGIPVELWRAALRVNPFRRLSFLVHPVTAAVLFNGLFSLYHIPAVHDYVMLHFGVHRLYYFVLFIASALMWWTLIHPLPERDRWGGLAKVGFIFLNMVLLTPACGLIIFAGEPLYATYSDPNAWAKAMGYCVSEGSAALLSSFGGPAFFEVMSSRVDQQVGGIGMKFIQEVIFASMLASVFYHWYKKENGQDGDDELPESSGVKAAN; this is encoded by the coding sequence ATGCTCGGACTGAACGTGTTCAGCTTTGCCGATTTATGGAGCCCGCTGTTTCTGGCGGCGGTGCTGGTGGCCGTCTCCGGTTATTTCGTGCTTATTGGCCCCTTGTCCGGCCGGTTCGGAATGGTACCGGCGGCGCCACTAAGGCAGCGGATCTTCTTCGTCACCGGGATGGCGGCGCTCTATTTGGCCCAGGGCGGGCCGGTCAGTCTGCTGGGCCATCTGATGTTCTCTTTTCATATGCTCAGCATGGCGCTGTCCTATTATGTTGCCGTCCCGCTCATTATGCTCGGTATTCCGGTGGAGCTGTGGCGCGCCGCACTGCGGGTCAATCCCTTCCGCCGTCTGTCCTTTCTCGTCCATCCGGTCACGGCGGCGGTGCTGTTCAACGGCTTGTTCTCCCTGTACCATATTCCGGCGGTCCATGATTATGTCATGCTGCATTTCGGTGTTCACCGGCTGTATTACTTTGTTTTGTTCATCGCTTCGGCCTTGATGTGGTGGACGCTGATCCATCCGCTGCCGGAGAGGGACCGCTGGGGCGGTCTGGCCAAGGTGGGATTTATCTTCCTTAATATGGTGCTGCTGACGCCCGCCTGCGGGCTGATTATTTTCGCGGGCGAGCCGCTTTATGCCACGTACAGCGATCCGAACGCCTGGGCTAAGGCGATGGGCTACTGCGTTTCGGAGGGCAGCGCCGCCCTGTTGTCGTCTTTTGGCGGACCGGCTTTTTTTGAAGTGATGTCTTCGAGGGTGGATCAGCAGGTCGGCGGCATCGGGATGAAGTTCATTCAGGAAGTTATTTTTGCCTCCATGCTTGCTTCTGTGTTCTATCACTGGTATAAAAAAGAGAACGGGCAGGACGGCGACGATGAGCTTCCGGAGTCTTCCGGGGTGAAAGCGGCGAACTGA
- a CDS encoding NAD(P)H-dependent oxidoreductase — translation MSNHSTPSGSTATLVIVAHPDLETSRINKRLTAELERRGNVTIHRLYEAYPDEKIDVAREQALLTTHDRIVFQFPLFWYSSPSLLKKWMDEVFELGFAHGRGGDKLNGKELLIATSSGGAENMYQAGGLHNYSYSELLRPFQQTANLAGMIYLSPFVVGGIREVTDEQLEKYAADYADYVEGQLALSRTRG, via the coding sequence ATGTCCAACCATTCCACCCCGTCCGGCAGCACCGCGACGCTCGTGATCGTTGCGCATCCGGATTTGGAGACATCCCGGATCAACAAAAGACTCACGGCCGAGCTTGAACGAAGAGGCAACGTTACCATTCACCGGCTGTACGAGGCTTATCCGGACGAAAAGATCGACGTCGCCCGCGAGCAAGCGCTGCTCACGACTCATGACCGTATCGTGTTTCAATTCCCGTTGTTCTGGTACAGCTCGCCTTCCCTGCTGAAGAAATGGATGGATGAAGTATTTGAGCTCGGCTTCGCGCACGGCAGAGGCGGCGATAAGCTGAATGGCAAGGAACTCCTCATTGCTACCTCTTCGGGAGGCGCAGAGAACATGTACCAAGCCGGAGGCCTTCATAATTATTCTTACAGCGAGCTGCTGCGGCCGTTCCAGCAGACCGCCAACCTGGCCGGAATGATCTACCTTTCGCCCTTTGTTGTGGGCGGAATTCGCGAAGTGACCGACGAACAACTCGAGAAGTATGCGGCGGATTACGCCGACTATGTAGAGGGACAGCTTGCCCTCTCCCGAACGCGAGGTTAA
- the ctaD gene encoding cytochrome c oxidase subunit I: MDWITTVDHKKIAILYLWAGGLFFGIGGIEALLIRWQLIKPMNDFVDAQTFNELITMHGTTMIFLGVMPIIFALMNAVIPLQIGARDVAFPFLNALGFWTFLFGGLLLNLSWMMGGAPDAGWTSYTPLSGTAYSGTHGVDFYTIGLQIAGLGTLIGGINFLATIITMRAPGMSFMRMPMFAWTTFITSAIILFAFPAITVGLVLLTFDRILGANFFVPGGGGSPVLWQHIFWIFGHPEVYILILPAFGIISEVIPTFARKRLFGYSSMVFATILIAFLGFMVWAHHMFTTGLSPVANALFAVSTMLIAVPTGIKIFNWLFTLWGGSVRFATPNLFASGFIPTFTMGGVTGVMLASAPADFQFHDTYFVVAHFHYVIVGGLVMGLFAGLHYWWPKMFGRMLSETLGKWTFWTFIIGFHLTFFVQHFLGLMGMQRRVFTYLPNQHFDTLNLVSTIGAGLMGAGMLVFLANVWITSRKPPDAGGDPWEDGRTLEWSIPSPSPEYNFKQTPLVRGLDAFWKEKTAGNKGMTPAEPIGSIHMPSATPLPFVMAVGIFIAGLGFMFSRDDFSSALVSFLFNNYVVTGLGLLITFGAMLVRSLYDDHGWHIEPEELEGR, encoded by the coding sequence ATGGACTGGATAACGACCGTCGATCATAAAAAAATCGCCATTCTGTACCTATGGGCGGGAGGATTGTTTTTTGGCATCGGCGGGATTGAAGCGCTCCTTATCCGGTGGCAGCTCATTAAGCCCATGAATGATTTTGTCGACGCCCAGACCTTCAATGAACTGATTACGATGCATGGCACCACGATGATTTTTCTCGGCGTCATGCCGATTATCTTCGCGCTTATGAATGCGGTCATTCCGCTGCAGATCGGCGCGCGCGACGTCGCTTTCCCTTTTCTGAACGCGCTGGGCTTCTGGACGTTCCTGTTCGGCGGGCTGCTGCTAAACTTAAGCTGGATGATGGGCGGTGCGCCCGACGCGGGCTGGACGTCATACACGCCTTTGTCCGGTACCGCTTACAGCGGAACGCACGGCGTCGATTTTTACACGATCGGCCTGCAAATCGCCGGCCTTGGAACTCTGATCGGCGGCATTAACTTCTTGGCGACCATCATTACGATGCGCGCGCCGGGCATGTCGTTTATGCGGATGCCGATGTTCGCCTGGACGACGTTTATCACATCCGCCATTATATTATTCGCTTTTCCCGCAATCACCGTAGGCCTTGTGCTGCTGACCTTCGACCGGATTCTCGGCGCGAATTTCTTTGTTCCCGGAGGGGGCGGAAGCCCCGTGCTCTGGCAGCATATCTTCTGGATCTTCGGCCATCCCGAGGTGTATATTCTGATTCTCCCGGCCTTCGGCATTATCTCCGAGGTCATTCCGACCTTTGCGCGCAAGCGGTTGTTCGGCTACAGCTCGATGGTGTTCGCGACCATCCTGATCGCGTTCCTCGGCTTCATGGTCTGGGCGCATCATATGTTCACGACCGGTCTTAGCCCTGTTGCGAACGCTCTCTTCGCCGTATCGACGATGCTGATCGCGGTTCCGACGGGAATCAAAATCTTCAACTGGCTGTTTACGTTATGGGGCGGGTCGGTGCGCTTTGCCACGCCCAACCTGTTCGCTTCCGGCTTCATTCCGACATTCACCATGGGCGGCGTAACCGGCGTAATGCTGGCGTCCGCACCCGCGGATTTCCAGTTCCACGATACGTACTTCGTCGTGGCACATTTTCACTACGTTATCGTTGGGGGCCTGGTGATGGGCCTGTTCGCGGGGCTGCACTACTGGTGGCCCAAAATGTTCGGCCGCATGCTGAGTGAAACTTTAGGCAAATGGACCTTCTGGACGTTCATCATCGGATTTCATCTGACCTTCTTCGTTCAGCATTTCCTGGGGCTGATGGGCATGCAGCGCCGGGTGTTCACCTATCTGCCGAATCAGCATTTCGATACGCTGAATCTGGTCAGTACGATCGGGGCCGGGCTGATGGGCGCCGGGATGCTGGTCTTCCTGGCCAATGTGTGGATCACATCGAGAAAGCCGCCGGACGCCGGCGGCGATCCCTGGGAGGACGGCCGGACGCTGGAATGGAGCATCCCGTCGCCGTCGCCGGAATACAATTTCAAGCAGACGCCGCTGGTGCGCGGGCTTGACGCTTTCTGGAAGGAAAAGACGGCGGGGAACAAGGGAATGACCCCGGCCGAGCCGATCGGATCGATTCATATGCCTTCGGCGACGCCGCTGCCATTCGTTATGGCGGTCGGCATCTTTATCGCCGGTCTCGGATTCATGTTCAGCCGGGACGATTTTAGCAGCGCTCTGGTGAGCTTTTTGTTCAACAACTACGTTGTAACCGGACTCGGTCTGCTCATTACTTTCGGAGCCATGCTGGTGCGTTCGCTGTACGACGATCACGGCTGGCATATCGAGCCTGAAGAGCTGGAAGGAAGGTGA
- a CDS encoding DUF420 domain-containing protein, with protein sequence MDIFTVFPTISTSFIVISAVLVAIGWGLIIQGKREAHKKTMIAAAVFAVLFFLVYASRTVFVGNTSWGGPESLSGLYHVFLIFHIVLATVAAVFGITTLTLGFKAKYAKHRRWGRVTSVIWFITAITGVAVYVLLYLMYPGGHTKPVWEVILGA encoded by the coding sequence ATGGATATTTTCACAGTGTTTCCAACGATCAGCACATCTTTCATCGTCATCAGCGCGGTGCTTGTGGCTATTGGTTGGGGACTCATCATTCAAGGCAAACGCGAGGCGCATAAGAAGACGATGATTGCCGCCGCGGTTTTTGCGGTGCTGTTCTTTCTTGTGTATGCGTCGAGAACGGTATTTGTCGGCAATACGTCATGGGGCGGGCCGGAGAGTCTTTCGGGGCTGTATCATGTATTTCTCATTTTCCATATCGTACTCGCAACCGTAGCCGCTGTATTTGGCATCACGACGCTGACGCTGGGCTTCAAGGCCAAGTACGCCAAGCACCGCAGGTGGGGAAGAGTCACCTCTGTGATCTGGTTCATCACGGCCATAACGGGCGTAGCGGTGTATGTGCTGCTATATCTGATGTATCCGGGCGGGCATACGAAGCCGGTGTGGGAAGTTATTTTGGGCGCGTAA
- a CDS encoding cytochrome C oxidase subunit IV family protein, producing the protein MAAEQHTRDNGVKRRHRQEGPQKHVMIFVLSAVLTLIAFAAVAAGGVNPVFAVILLLVMAVIQVFVQMGYWMHLKDKGHMMPIIFILGGFLIAGTCIIMALYWVWWD; encoded by the coding sequence ATGGCCGCTGAACAGCATACCCGGGATAACGGCGTGAAGCGCCGCCACCGTCAGGAAGGCCCGCAGAAGCATGTGATGATATTTGTCCTTTCGGCTGTGCTGACGCTCATCGCTTTTGCGGCGGTGGCGGCCGGAGGGGTCAACCCGGTCTTTGCGGTCATTCTGCTGCTTGTCATGGCCGTGATTCAGGTCTTTGTGCAGATGGGCTACTGGATGCATTTGAAGGATAAGGGGCATATGATGCCGATCATATTCATTCTAGGCGGTTTCCTGATCGCCGGAACCTGTATCATCATGGCTCTGTACTGGGTTTGGTGGGACTGA
- a CDS encoding GntR family transcriptional regulator — translation MWIPIQIDEKSAEPLYHQIETQLRSLIISGNLAEGTMLPSIREFAGDLKCSVITVRRVYQDLEGEGLLRTRQGTGTFVSHVGDGAREEYRRETVRKALEAAVDAGRSVQFGEEELNELFQEIVKRKYGDENKKGE, via the coding sequence GTGTGGATTCCTATACAAATTGATGAAAAAAGCGCCGAGCCGCTGTACCACCAGATCGAAACGCAGCTTAGGTCGCTGATTATCAGCGGCAATCTCGCGGAAGGGACGATGCTCCCCTCTATCCGGGAATTTGCGGGGGATTTGAAATGCAGCGTGATTACGGTTCGCCGGGTGTATCAGGACCTGGAGGGAGAAGGCCTGCTGCGGACGAGGCAGGGAACCGGAACCTTTGTCTCCCATGTCGGAGACGGGGCGAGAGAGGAATACAGGCGGGAGACGGTCCGCAAAGCGCTGGAGGCGGCGGTGGATGCCGGGCGTTCCGTGCAGTTCGGCGAAGAGGAGCTGAATGAGCTTTTTCAGGAAATTGTAAAGCGCAAATACGGGGATGAGAACAAAAAGGGGGAGTGA
- a CDS encoding xanthine phosphoribosyltransferase, with the protein MELLKQKVMNEGIVLAKGVLKVDSFLNHQMDPFLMREIGREFKELFAEEGITKVLTIESSGIAPGIMTALEFGVPLIFARKQKSLTLTEDIFVEKVYSFTKRETNEITVSKKFVGQGERVLIVDDFLANGEAAFGLARIVEQAGAAVAGIGIVIEKSFQPGRKLLQEAGYRVESLVRIASLEDGKVTFVGEE; encoded by the coding sequence ATGGAATTGTTAAAGCAAAAGGTAATGAACGAAGGCATTGTGCTTGCCAAGGGTGTCCTAAAGGTGGACTCTTTTCTCAATCATCAGATGGACCCGTTCCTGATGCGTGAAATCGGGCGCGAGTTCAAGGAGCTGTTCGCGGAGGAAGGAATTACGAAGGTGCTGACCATTGAATCCTCGGGCATTGCTCCGGGCATTATGACGGCGCTGGAGTTCGGGGTTCCTCTGATCTTCGCTCGTAAGCAGAAATCGCTGACCTTAACGGAGGATATTTTCGTGGAGAAGGTCTATTCTTTCACCAAAAGAGAGACCAATGAAATCACTGTCTCCAAAAAGTTCGTTGGTCAGGGCGAGCGGGTGCTGATCGTCGATGATTTTCTGGCCAACGGCGAGGCCGCCTTTGGACTTGCGCGGATTGTGGAGCAGGCGGGGGCTGCGGTGGCCGGCATCGGAATCGTCATTGAAAAGTCATTCCAGCCTGGCCGGAAGCTGCTTCAGGAAGCGGGCTATCGGGTGGAGTCCCTCGTGCGTATCGCATCGCTGGAGGACGGGAAGGTTACCTTCGTCGGGGAGGAGTAG
- a CDS encoding DUF4870 domain-containing protein, whose protein sequence is MSPFRSSVGLPDYIAAALCYLFPFAGGIVFLALEKRSRFVLFHSLQSLLAYGALMVGHVLAGLLPFIGPLLAALIFLISFGVWLLMTYHALRGNWYKLPWAGDIAERQLRRL, encoded by the coding sequence TTGTCCCCGTTTCGTTCATCCGTCGGCTTGCCCGATTATATTGCGGCTGCGCTGTGCTATCTGTTCCCTTTTGCCGGAGGCATCGTCTTTCTCGCTCTCGAGAAGCGCAGCCGGTTCGTGCTCTTCCATTCTCTTCAGTCGCTATTAGCCTACGGCGCGCTTATGGTCGGCCATGTGCTGGCCGGTCTTTTGCCTTTCATCGGCCCGCTGCTCGCCGCTCTCATCTTCCTAATCAGCTTCGGCGTTTGGCTGCTGATGACGTATCATGCGCTGAGAGGCAACTGGTATAAACTGCCCTGGGCCGGCGATATCGCGGAGCGGCAGCTGCGGCGGCTGTGA
- a CDS encoding ATP-binding cassette domain-containing protein has product MVQLAVEMRNVIKKRRTKTIGPIDLDLPEGHIIALVGQNGSGKSTLLNLLLKLSLPEEGAICWFGKSAEGELPMDIRRSIGYVPESPIPEESHWIPEEAAWFRSHWYPEWDGVFFSGNAG; this is encoded by the coding sequence ATGGTTCAACTGGCGGTGGAGATGCGGAATGTGATCAAGAAAAGGCGCACCAAAACAATTGGCCCGATCGACCTGGACTTGCCGGAGGGACACATCATCGCGCTGGTGGGGCAGAATGGTTCGGGAAAAAGCACACTTCTGAACCTGCTTCTCAAGCTGTCGCTTCCGGAAGAAGGAGCAATCTGCTGGTTCGGGAAGAGCGCCGAAGGCGAGCTGCCGATGGATATCCGGCGGAGCATCGGCTATGTGCCGGAATCTCCGATACCTGAGGAGAGCCACTGGATTCCGGAAGAGGCCGCCTGGTTCCGCAGCCATTGGTATCCGGAGTGGGACGGCGTTTTTTTTTCAGGAAATGCTGGATAA
- a CDS encoding alpha/beta fold hydrolase, which yields MFPYLQEIHQFPYPDYRFMPRGYYYSPYSEGGWLWSNGAFESDERYRLPAQQRLTFVLVHGSWADAHFWDGVAAVLRSQGHAVYTPEYAGHGKDPNKDVTHAMVTKSVVNFITKLNLRDFVLVGHSFGGTVIQKVAEQVPDRIRRLVFWDAFVLKDGESVADELPPQTRQGFEQLRAGSKDDTIMLPFPLFRDLFVNTATLEEARRMYAGVTPEPATPLFEKLDLKAFYALPTPKSYIYFFQDNALPQGEGFGWHPHMSTRLGQFRLIVGDGDHFTDTRTRPEMVARKFYEAGRD from the coding sequence ATGTTTCCTTATCTCCAAGAAATTCATCAATTCCCCTATCCCGATTATAGGTTTATGCCCCGCGGGTATTATTACTCCCCTTATTCTGAAGGTGGGTGGCTCTGGAGCAATGGTGCCTTCGAATCGGACGAAAGATACCGTTTGCCCGCACAGCAGCGGCTTACCTTCGTGCTTGTGCATGGATCCTGGGCCGACGCTCACTTTTGGGATGGCGTAGCGGCGGTGCTTCGTAGTCAAGGGCATGCCGTCTATACACCGGAATACGCAGGTCACGGCAAAGATCCGAACAAGGATGTCACGCATGCGATGGTCACGAAGTCCGTCGTCAATTTTATAACGAAGCTAAACCTGCGCGACTTCGTTCTCGTCGGGCACAGCTTCGGCGGAACAGTTATTCAAAAGGTTGCCGAACAGGTACCGGATCGCATCAGGCGCCTCGTCTTTTGGGACGCGTTCGTACTGAAAGACGGCGAGTCGGTTGCCGACGAGTTACCGCCCCAAACGAGACAAGGTTTCGAGCAACTCAGAGCTGGATCGAAGGATGATACGATCATGCTTCCGTTTCCGCTGTTTCGGGATTTGTTCGTCAATACGGCCACCTTGGAGGAAGCCAGAAGAATGTATGCAGGCGTCACTCCGGAGCCGGCTACGCCGCTTTTCGAGAAGCTGGATCTTAAAGCGTTCTATGCGTTGCCTACACCCAAAAGCTATATATATTTTTTCCAAGACAATGCATTGCCACAAGGAGAGGGCTTCGGCTGGCATCCGCATATGTCCACACGGCTTGGCCAGTTCCGACTTATCGTCGGCGATGGGGACCACTTTACGGATACTCGCACAAGGCCGGAAATGGTGGCGCGGAAGTTTTACGAGGCGGGCCGGGATTGA
- a CDS encoding AAA family ATPase has product MLDKFEVPRGERLGKMSKGERRKFEIAAALAAGPKLLLLDEPSSGLDPFAWKIMIETFQRYMDERQATIVISTHIVEEVRRLADYIVLLHQGKLLGMAEKDSLLSMWNEVWVGAKDEEELAELAAELPEALELNMQAPGMASMITSRLLDLEKRFSDLGVKMIKSRSLELEEILSLWTMGHRPDLVDLRRGD; this is encoded by the coding sequence ATGCTGGATAAATTCGAGGTGCCGCGAGGGGAAAGGCTCGGTAAAATGTCCAAGGGCGAACGCCGCAAGTTCGAGATCGCGGCCGCGCTGGCTGCCGGTCCGAAGCTGCTGCTGCTCGACGAGCCTTCATCTGGGCTGGACCCTTTTGCCTGGAAAATCATGATTGAGACGTTCCAGCGCTACATGGATGAGCGGCAGGCAACGATTGTCATTTCTACGCATATTGTTGAAGAAGTGCGCCGGCTGGCCGATTATATCGTCCTTCTGCATCAAGGGAAGCTGCTCGGTATGGCGGAGAAAGACAGCCTGCTCAGCATGTGGAATGAAGTTTGGGTAGGTGCGAAGGACGAAGAAGAACTGGCGGAGCTTGCTGCTGAACTGCCGGAGGCGCTGGAACTGAATATGCAGGCTCCCGGCATGGCGTCGATGATCACCTCCCGTTTGCTGGATCTGGAGAAACGCTTTTCGGATTTGGGCGTAAAGATGATCAAGAGCCGCAGTCTGGAATTGGAGGAGATTTTGAGCTTGTGGACCATGGGACACCGTCCCGATCTTGTCGATCTAAGGAGAGGAGACTAG
- the coxB gene encoding cytochrome c oxidase subunit II, translating to MMRTWQSARRLLPLIAVFGMFLAGCGREDLSVLKPQGPAAESSLGLMKLAISIMIVVLLIVFSIAAYVMIRFRRKPGQNEIPDQTHGSFKLEVLWTVIPLILVIVLAVPTVRTVFALGDNHSGDKNAIKVKVTGHQYWWEFEYPDYGIKTAQDLIIPAGKDIAFELTTNDVLHSFWVPSLSGKIDTNPTGATNRFSFSAPKEGVYRGKCAELCGPSHGFMEFKVKAVSNDEFNQWIEAQKEPAVLPADPVLAETFKEQCLKCHAVGDQGMSVGPSLTGIGSRESVAGILLNDDTRQDGAPVEENLKTWLHDTQGVKPGNLMPDPKQDMGLSDDEIDRIAEYLAGYKLN from the coding sequence ATGATGAGAACGTGGCAGTCTGCAAGGCGGCTTCTTCCCCTGATCGCGGTTTTCGGAATGTTTCTCGCCGGCTGCGGCCGTGAAGACCTGTCGGTGCTTAAGCCGCAGGGTCCGGCCGCGGAAAGCTCGCTGGGACTGATGAAGCTCGCGATTTCCATCATGATTGTCGTACTGCTGATCGTATTTTCCATCGCGGCTTACGTGATGATCCGCTTCCGCCGGAAGCCGGGACAGAATGAAATTCCGGACCAGACCCATGGCAGCTTCAAGCTGGAAGTGCTCTGGACGGTGATTCCGCTCATTCTCGTTATCGTGCTGGCGGTTCCGACGGTGAGGACGGTGTTCGCCCTGGGGGACAATCACTCAGGCGACAAGAACGCGATCAAAGTAAAAGTGACCGGCCACCAATACTGGTGGGAATTCGAATACCCCGATTACGGCATCAAGACGGCGCAGGATCTAATTATTCCCGCCGGCAAGGACATTGCCTTTGAACTGACGACTAACGATGTGCTGCATTCCTTCTGGGTACCCTCACTTTCCGGCAAAATAGACACCAACCCGACCGGAGCGACCAACCGGTTCAGCTTCAGCGCGCCGAAGGAAGGCGTATACCGCGGCAAATGCGCCGAGCTGTGCGGACCTTCCCACGGATTCATGGAATTCAAAGTGAAAGCGGTTAGCAATGATGAATTTAATCAGTGGATTGAGGCGCAAAAAGAGCCAGCAGTGCTTCCCGCTGATCCCGTGCTCGCTGAGACCTTCAAGGAGCAGTGCCTGAAATGCCACGCGGTCGGCGATCAGGGAATGTCGGTGGGACCGAGCCTGACCGGCATCGGCTCCCGTGAATCGGTGGCCGGTATTCTGCTCAATGACGATACCCGCCAGGACGGCGCTCCCGTGGAGGAGAATTTGAAGACATGGCTGCATGACACGCAAGGCGTAAAGCCGGGCAACCTAATGCCCGACCCCAAACAGGATATGGGCCTGAGTGACGACGAAATCGACCGGATTGCAGAATATCTGGCCGGCTATAAATTGAACTAG
- a CDS encoding ArsR family transcriptional regulator, protein MDPIEVFKALSNEARLQILEWLKDPKAHFGPQGGVDLIEVGVCVSQITSKLNMTQSTTSQYLSVLQRAGLVHATRLGKWTYYRRDEEAIKEIASYIQHDL, encoded by the coding sequence ATCGACCCCATTGAAGTATTCAAGGCACTGTCTAATGAAGCGCGTCTTCAAATCTTGGAGTGGTTAAAAGATCCCAAAGCTCATTTTGGACCCCAGGGAGGCGTAGATCTTATCGAAGTTGGGGTATGCGTCAGCCAGATTACATCGAAACTGAATATGACCCAATCGACTACATCTCAATATTTGTCCGTTCTGCAGCGAGCGGGGCTGGTACATGCGACTCGGCTGGGCAAATGGACATATTATAGAAGAGATGAAGAGGCAATCAAAGAAATTGCTTCCTATATTCAGCACGATCTATAA